The Vicia villosa cultivar HV-30 ecotype Madison, WI linkage group LG1, Vvil1.0, whole genome shotgun sequence genome includes a region encoding these proteins:
- the LOC131645225 gene encoding F-box/kelch-repeat protein At3g06240-like, with the protein MVRRGSEPDLGFHILDIPHHILFDIMLKLPAVTLIRCSSVCSRFKSIVSDTSFQQSYFSKAPISFVVLSDHNSLTCIDSSSTQIQSVPNSCHGSSCMAMQLQPSYSSDSKRSKNTTTTTATATGTRTPIHLANQRSVNRRTRFVTFHINRRMNLINSSNGLLCLRASNYHSRSLYYVCNPLLGEVLPVPPALSAADENLRFSAFGFDPKKKNFKIIQLVLKSDQMVAEMYQSDSRVSTWTVIPNAPSAKPKSKNCSFDPSFNGAIHWVTEDTGSELICSFDLNSNTFGSVPPPSHFDEDYVSKISGISVGVLKGCLCLCYVIEGAKFETWLMEDYGVKESWRKAFSIDIKSYCGLSPQDKHRPIGFNNCGDMWLRADSDSHSHSQCLVSFCPETGVFRHIDIGGVASNVQATPQVLSYVSIKEMVDIRHRQLQLQSLKPGKNYHPLGFNMLLMGNFR; encoded by the coding sequence ATGGTGAGAAGAGGCAGTGAACCAGACCTAGGGTTTCACATCCTCGACATTCCCCATCACATCCTCTTCGATATCATGCTCAAACTACCCGCTGTAACCCTAATTCGATGCTCCTCCGTTTGTTCTCGATTCAAATCCATCGTCTCCGATACTTCCTTTCAACAATCCTATTTCTCAAAAGCCCCAATTTCGTTCGTCGTTCTCTCCGATCACAATTCTCTCACGTGTATCGATTCGTCTTCTACTCAAATTCAATCCGTTCCCAATTCGTGTCATGGATCGTCTTGTATGGCCATGCAATTGCAACCGTCTTATTCATCCGATTCAAAGCGGAGCAAAAACACCACCACCACAACCGCCACTGCCACCGGTACCAGAACCCCAATTCATCTTGCTAATCAACGATCGGTGAACAGAAGAACCAGGTTTGTTACGTTTCATATCAATCGGCGTATGAATTTGATCAATTCTAGCAACGGTCTTTTGTGTTTACGCGCTTCTAATTATCACTCTCGCTCTCTTTATTATGTATGTAATCCTTTGTTGGGTGAGGTTCTTCCTGTTCCTCCTGCCCTAAGTGCTGCAGATGAAAATCTCCGTTTTTCGGCTTTTGGGTTTGATCCTAAAAAGAagaatttcaaaattattcaGCTTGTTTTGAAATCGGATCAAATGGTGGCTGAAATGTACCAATCTGATTCAAGGGTTAGTACTTGGACTGTGATTCCAAATGCTCCCTCTGCAAAACCTAAGTCTAAAAATTGTTCCTTTGATCCCTCATTCAATGGTGCAATTCATTGGGTCACTGAGGATACCGGTTCTGAATTGATATGTTCATTTGATCTCAACAGTAACACATTCGGTTCCGTCCCACCGCCGTCGCACTTCGACGAGGACTATGTGAGTAAGATCTCAGGAATCAGTGTTGGTGTGTTAAAAGGTTGTTTGTGTCTGTGCTACGTAATCGAGGGTGCGAAATTCGAGACATGGTTGATGGAGGATTACGGTGTGAAAGAGTCATGGAGAAAGGCGTTCAGTATTGATATAAAGTCTTACTGTGGATTGAGTCCTCAGGACAAGCACAGACCAATTGGATTCAACAATTGTGGAGACATGTGGCTCAGGGCTGATTCTGATTCACATTCACATTCCCAATGTCTGGTCTCATTTTGCCCTGAAACTGGTGTATTCAGACACATTGATATTGGGGGCGTTGCATCCAATGTTCAAGCCACTCCTCAGGTTTTGAGCTATGTTTCGATCAAGGAAATGGTGGATATTCGTCATAGACAACTCCAGCTGCAGTCATTGAAGCCAGGGAAAAACTATCATCCTCTTGGATTCAATATGCTTCTAATGGGAAACTTTAGATAG